In the genome of Clostridia bacterium, the window CAAATCAAGAGTAGAACTTGAGGGAGGACGACCATGCACATCACCGTCCAGCAGGAAGACCTGGCCTCCGCGCTTCAAATCGTGCAGCGCACCACTGCGGCCCGCACGACGCTGCCGGTCCTGACCGGCATTCTCTTCGAGGCGAGACACGGCATGCTGACGCTTTCCGCCACGGACCTCGAAACGGCGATCCGCACCACGCTGCCGGCTTCCGTTGCGGATGAGGGCGCCGTCGTGCTCCCTGCTCGGTACGTGGTCGAACTTGTCCGGCGCGCGCCTTCGGGCGAGATCTCGATCAGCACCGAAGGCGAACGGGCCCAGGCCACGGTCCGCTTCGCAAAGTCGCAGTATCGCATGAACGGTTTCCCGCACGAGCAGTTCCCGATGATGGCGCAGGATTTCGCGGGTTCCCCCCTGGAACTGCCCCAGCAGCAGTTCCGCGATGCCGTGCAGCGGACAAGCTTCGCCGTCTCGACCAGCGACATGCGCCCCATTCTCACGGGCATCCAGCTGCGCATCTCCACGAGCGGATTTCACGCCGTGGCCACGGACGGGATCCGCGTCGCGCATTACCGTGGGGAAGGCGGCTCGGCGGACGACGCCGTCGAGGTCGTCGTTCCCGGGCGAACGCTTCAGGAGCTGGCCCGGCTGCTGGGGGACGCCGACGCCAGCGTCCGGCTTGGCATGCTGGAGAACCGGCTGCTCGCCGAGGTGAACGGCGTTCTCTTCCAGACCACCGTCCTGAACGGGCAATACCCCGCGGTGCTCGACATGATGCCCAAGTCCTACGGCGTGGAGATGGAAGTCGATCGTCGCGCGTTCGTGGAGGCCTGCGAGCGCGTCGCGCTGATCGCGAGCGCCCCCGACCAGTCGAACGCCGTGCGCATGTCGATCGCCCCCGGAGGCGTGACCCTGAGCGCCCAGGCGCCCGACGTCGGCGTGGCCGAAGACTACGTGGAAGCCTCGGTGACGGGCGAGGCCCTGGAGATCGCGTTCAACTCCAAGTACCTCTTGGACGGCTTGCGCCACGTCGACGGCGAGGTCGTGCGGTGCGCCTTCTCCGGGCCCATCGGCGCGGCGCGGTTTTGCGGCGAGAGCGACGACTACGAATACTTCCTCTTGCCGATGCGGATTTCCTGAGCCATGCAACCGGTGCGGGTGGACATCGCGAAGCTTCCCGTCAAACTCGACGCGTTCCTCAAGATCTGCGGCGCCGTGCAGACGGGCGGCGAGGCGAAGGTCGCCGTGCAAAGCGGGCGCGTGCTCGTCAACGGCGAAGTCGAGACGCGGCGCGGCCGGAAGCTCGTCGACGGCGACCGCGTCACGATTCCGGGCGCGGGCGAATGGGTCGTGAACGGCAAGGACGGCGGGTCCTCCACGGACGGGATATGAGCCGCGCGATGCCGCAGGAATACCTTGAGCGCCTGTTTCTCCGGCACTTTCGAAGCTATGCCGAGCTCGCCCTCGAATTCCGCCCGGGCGTGAACGTGTTGATCGGGCCCAACGGCGCCGGCAAGACCAACGTGCTGGAGGCGATCCACTACCTCGGTCTTGGCCAGTCGTTCCGGACGGGTAGGGACGGCGAGGTGGTGCGGTGGGACGAGGCCGGCTTCTACATCAAGGGCCGCCGCGTCGACGGGCTCGGCACGCTGGACCTCGAAGTCGCGTTCCACAAGGCGCGCGGCAAGGCCGTCCGCGTCGGCGGGCGCCCGCTGAGCCGGCTCAGCGAGCTGTTCGGGACGTTGCCGTGCGTCGTCTTCACGCCGGACGAGCTCTCCTGGTTGAAGGGCTCGCCGGGCGTCCGGCGGCGGTGGCTGGACCACGTCCTCGCCCAGATCGACCCGACGTACGGCGACAACCTCGGTGAGATGCGCGCCTGTCTGGTGCAGCGCAACCAGGTCCTGCGGGACATGGGCGGGAAGCCGCGCCCCGGCGCGCTGTTCGAGGTGTGGACGGAGCAGTACCTCGACGTGGCCTCACGCGTGGCGGCGGCGCGCGTGCGCGGCCTCGTGGAACTGCAGCCGCTCCTGCGCGAAGAGCTGCAGCGCATCGCTCCGGACGAGGACGCGGACCTCGGCCTCGTCGTCTCCGCCAGGCCCGGATCGGGTGACCGCATCCGCCGCCTCGACGACGTCCCCGCGACGGCCGACGCGTGGCGGCGCTGGTACGCGGACGAGCTTGCGGCCGCATTCCCGGACGAGGCGGCGCAGGGATACACGCTGGTCGGGCCCCACCGCGACGACGTGGCCGCGTTCCTCGGCGGCCGGGACGCGCGCCGCTTCGCGTCGCAGGGCCAGCAGCGATCGTTCGTGCTGGCCTTGAAAGTCGCGGAGGTGCGCCGCCTCACCGAGGTGCTCGGCAAGACGCCCCTCCTCCTCCTCGACGACATCTTCTCCGAGCTCGACCCGGACCGGCGCCGGCGTCTCACGTGGCTTCTGGAAGGACGGCTGCAGGCGTTCCTGACGACGACCGAGCTGGACCTGGTCCCGCGGGAGCGCGTGGCGCGCATCTTCCGCGTCGGCGATGGGCGCGTCGAGGTCCTCGAGGAGGGAAACGCTTGAGCGAGCGCCTGGGTCACGCGCTGGAGCGCACGCTCGCCCAGCTCGGCCTGAAGCAGGCGGCGGACCGCCAGTCGGCCGTGAGACTGTGGGACGAGGTGGCCGGGCCGCACCTGCGGGAACACGCGCAGGCTGTCGCGGTGCGCGGCGAGGTGCTCGAGGTCGTCGTCGCGGACTCTGCGTGGGCGAACCAGGTGGCGCTTCTCAAGCAGGAACTGCTCGACCGGCTGAACGCCCGCCTCGCCCCTGAACGGTTGAAGGATCTCCGCGTGCGCGTCGGCCGCGTGCGGCCGCCGGAGGCGGAGCGAGCGGGCGACATGCTCGCCAGGGACGAAATCGAGTTGGCGAAACGCGATCTTCGCCGCATGCTGGAGGAAGAGGAGACGTCGCTCGCCGCCGACCTGCGCGCGGCACTTCTCGAGTTCGCGGCGCGCGCCGAGGCGCGTCGCCGTCGCCGCGAGGGGCGCTCCGCCGGCCCGGCGCGCGACACCGAAGCGGTCGCATCCGACAGGGAAGGGTGACGCGAATTGTACCTGCACGTCGGCGGGGACGTGATCATCCGCGCGTCGGACATCGTGGCGATCCTGGAACGGAACACGGTGGTCACCGGCGCCGCCACGCGGGAGTTCCTCGGGTTCATGCGGGCGCGGGGCAAGGTGGAGGATCTGTCCAACGGGGACGCGAAGACGGTGGTCGTGTGCCGCGACCGGGTCCTGCTCTCGCCGATTTCGGCGTCGACGCTGCGCAAGCGCATCGGCGACTTCGACCACCTCAGGCCCTGAAACGCGCAATGCGCTATACTATGCGTGTTTAGACAGTTTTGTGCCATCGTGTCGACGGGGCCAGATTCGCCAGTTGCGGATCGGGGCGGCCCATTTTACGTGCCTTTCGGAGGAGTGCGACCATGCCGTACGACGAGAGTCAAATTCAGGTACTGGAAGGGCTCGAAGCCGTCCGGCGCCGCCCCGGCATGTACATCGGCTCCACGGGTACGCGCGGGCTGCACCACCTGGTCTACGAGGTGGTCGACAACTCCGTCGACGAGGCGCTTGC includes:
- the dnaN gene encoding DNA polymerase III subunit beta — protein: MHITVQQEDLASALQIVQRTTAARTTLPVLTGILFEARHGMLTLSATDLETAIRTTLPASVADEGAVVLPARYVVELVRRAPSGEISISTEGERAQATVRFAKSQYRMNGFPHEQFPMMAQDFAGSPLELPQQQFRDAVQRTSFAVSTSDMRPILTGIQLRISTSGFHAVATDGIRVAHYRGEGGSADDAVEVVVPGRTLQELARLLGDADASVRLGMLENRLLAEVNGVLFQTTVLNGQYPAVLDMMPKSYGVEMEVDRRAFVEACERVALIASAPDQSNAVRMSIAPGGVTLSAQAPDVGVAEDYVEASVTGEALEIAFNSKYLLDGLRHVDGEVVRCAFSGPIGAARFCGESDDYEYFLLPMRIS
- a CDS encoding RNA-binding S4 domain-containing protein, with amino-acid sequence MQPVRVDIAKLPVKLDAFLKICGAVQTGGEAKVAVQSGRVLVNGEVETRRGRKLVDGDRVTIPGAGEWVVNGKDGGSSTDGI
- a CDS encoding DNA replication/repair protein RecF produces the protein MPQEYLERLFLRHFRSYAELALEFRPGVNVLIGPNGAGKTNVLEAIHYLGLGQSFRTGRDGEVVRWDEAGFYIKGRRVDGLGTLDLEVAFHKARGKAVRVGGRPLSRLSELFGTLPCVVFTPDELSWLKGSPGVRRRWLDHVLAQIDPTYGDNLGEMRACLVQRNQVLRDMGGKPRPGALFEVWTEQYLDVASRVAAARVRGLVELQPLLREELQRIAPDEDADLGLVVSARPGSGDRIRRLDDVPATADAWRRWYADELAAAFPDEAAQGYTLVGPHRDDVAAFLGGRDARRFASQGQQRSFVLALKVAEVRRLTEVLGKTPLLLLDDIFSELDPDRRRRLTWLLEGRLQAFLTTTELDLVPRERVARIFRVGDGRVEVLEEGNA
- a CDS encoding DUF721 domain-containing protein, with the translated sequence MSERLGHALERTLAQLGLKQAADRQSAVRLWDEVAGPHLREHAQAVAVRGEVLEVVVADSAWANQVALLKQELLDRLNARLAPERLKDLRVRVGRVRPPEAERAGDMLARDEIELAKRDLRRMLEEEETSLAADLRAALLEFAARAEARRRRREGRSAGPARDTEAVASDREG
- a CDS encoding DUF370 domain-containing protein yields the protein MYLHVGGDVIIRASDIVAILERNTVVTGAATREFLGFMRARGKVEDLSNGDAKTVVVCRDRVLLSPISASTLRKRIGDFDHLRP